One window of Phoenix dactylifera cultivar Barhee BC4 chromosome 5, palm_55x_up_171113_PBpolish2nd_filt_p, whole genome shotgun sequence genomic DNA carries:
- the LOC120103926 gene encoding anamorsin homolog isoform X1 produces the protein MVAMKRRVLVATDNVVIPVSVVFSAVERIGVHVSAEDDVLVATRATPTIRGKLPIEPASMDGAISLMKTPELVGEQWIEEIARVLKPEGKILIQTSLSCLQLTDDKPSFGLERKLLMAGFLEVQTVQIKAMLPIEADGDQLLTIKGKKASWKIGSSFSLKKATNTAPKIQIDDSLLTEEDLKKPQLPPGLMHMIKSFASVRFPWASRRKKMQLEIVKLEARGRPERRTACTCGRPGKSKGWQLVIIFATCRVF, from the exons ATGGTGgcgatgaagaggcgagtgcttgTGGCCACGGATAATGTTGTCATTCCGGTCAGTGTTGTTTTCTCAGCAGTTGAGCGCATAGGAGTCCATGTCTCTGCCGAAGATGATGTGCTCGTTGCCACTCGAGCTACTCCAACAATAA GAGGGAAGTTACCAATTGAGCCGGCTTCAATGGATGGAGCCATATCTCTCATGAAAACGCCCGAACTGGTTGGGGAGCAATGGATCGAGGAGATTGCAAGAGTGCTGAAGCCTGAGGGGAAAATCCTGATACAGACTTCTTTATCGTGTCTTCAGCTCACAGATGATAAG ccGAGCTTTGGGTTGGAGCGCAAGTTACTCATGGCAGGATTTCTTGAAGTACAAACTGTACAAATAAAAGCTATGTTGCCGATTGAAGCAGATGGTGATCAATTGTTAACC ATTAAGGGCAAGAAGGCTTCTTGGAAGATTGGGTCGTCATTCTCCCTTAAGAAAGCGACAAATACTGCTCCCAAGATTCAGATTGACGACAGTCTTCTGACTGAGGAGGACTTGAAGAAACCACAGCTACCGCCTGGGCTGATGCATATGATCAAGAGTTTTGCTTCGGTGCGTTTTCCTTGGGCATCACGAAGAAAAAAAA TGCAGTTGGAGATTGTGAAGTTGGAAGCAAGAGGAAGGCCTGAAAGAAGAACTGCATGCACTTGTGGTCGGCCGGGGAAGAGCAAAGGGTGGCAGCTTGTTATCATTTTTGCAACTTGCCGTGTCTTTTGA
- the LOC120103926 gene encoding anamorsin homolog isoform X2, with product MVAMKRRVLVATDNVVIPVSVVFSAVERIGVHVSAEDDVLVATRATPTIRGKLPIEPASMDGAISLMKTPELVGEQWIEEIARVLKPEGKILIQTSLSCLQLTDDKPSFGLERKLLMAGFLEVQTVQIKAMLPIEADGDQLLTIKGKKASWKIGSSFSLKKATNTAPKIQIDDSLLTEEDLKKPQLPPGLMHMIKSFASLEIVKLEARGRPERRTACTCGRPGKSKGWQLVIIFATCRVF from the exons ATGGTGgcgatgaagaggcgagtgcttgTGGCCACGGATAATGTTGTCATTCCGGTCAGTGTTGTTTTCTCAGCAGTTGAGCGCATAGGAGTCCATGTCTCTGCCGAAGATGATGTGCTCGTTGCCACTCGAGCTACTCCAACAATAA GAGGGAAGTTACCAATTGAGCCGGCTTCAATGGATGGAGCCATATCTCTCATGAAAACGCCCGAACTGGTTGGGGAGCAATGGATCGAGGAGATTGCAAGAGTGCTGAAGCCTGAGGGGAAAATCCTGATACAGACTTCTTTATCGTGTCTTCAGCTCACAGATGATAAG ccGAGCTTTGGGTTGGAGCGCAAGTTACTCATGGCAGGATTTCTTGAAGTACAAACTGTACAAATAAAAGCTATGTTGCCGATTGAAGCAGATGGTGATCAATTGTTAACC ATTAAGGGCAAGAAGGCTTCTTGGAAGATTGGGTCGTCATTCTCCCTTAAGAAAGCGACAAATACTGCTCCCAAGATTCAGATTGACGACAGTCTTCTGACTGAGGAGGACTTGAAGAAACCACAGCTACCGCCTGGGCTGATGCATATGATCAAGAGTTTTGCTTCG TTGGAGATTGTGAAGTTGGAAGCAAGAGGAAGGCCTGAAAGAAGAACTGCATGCACTTGTGGTCGGCCGGGGAAGAGCAAAGGGTGGCAGCTTGTTATCATTTTTGCAACTTGCCGTGTCTTTTGA
- the LOC120103926 gene encoding anamorsin homolog isoform X3, protein MVAMKRRVLVATDNVVIPVSVVFSAVERIGVHVSAEDDVLVATRATPTIRGKLPIEPASMDGAISLMKTPELVGEQWIEEIARVLKPEGKILIQTSLSCLQLTDDKPSFGLERKLLMAGFLEVQTVQIKAMLPIEADGDQLLTIKGKKASWKIGSSFSLKKATNTAPKIQIDDSLLTEEDLKKPQLPPGLMHMIKSFASVRFPWASRRKKIGDCEVGSKRKA, encoded by the exons ATGGTGgcgatgaagaggcgagtgcttgTGGCCACGGATAATGTTGTCATTCCGGTCAGTGTTGTTTTCTCAGCAGTTGAGCGCATAGGAGTCCATGTCTCTGCCGAAGATGATGTGCTCGTTGCCACTCGAGCTACTCCAACAATAA GAGGGAAGTTACCAATTGAGCCGGCTTCAATGGATGGAGCCATATCTCTCATGAAAACGCCCGAACTGGTTGGGGAGCAATGGATCGAGGAGATTGCAAGAGTGCTGAAGCCTGAGGGGAAAATCCTGATACAGACTTCTTTATCGTGTCTTCAGCTCACAGATGATAAG ccGAGCTTTGGGTTGGAGCGCAAGTTACTCATGGCAGGATTTCTTGAAGTACAAACTGTACAAATAAAAGCTATGTTGCCGATTGAAGCAGATGGTGATCAATTGTTAACC ATTAAGGGCAAGAAGGCTTCTTGGAAGATTGGGTCGTCATTCTCCCTTAAGAAAGCGACAAATACTGCTCCCAAGATTCAGATTGACGACAGTCTTCTGACTGAGGAGGACTTGAAGAAACCACAGCTACCGCCTGGGCTGATGCATATGATCAAGAGTTTTGCTTCGGTGCGTTTTCCTTGGGCATCACGAAGAAAAAAAA TTGGAGATTGTGAAGTTGGAAGCAAGAGGAAGGCCTGA
- the LOC103712977 gene encoding delta(24)-sterol reductase-like, with product MSNLQVPVRPKRQKIWVDYFVQFRWIIIVFVVLPISCIIYFSIYLSELRAEKKPYKLRQKEHEENIKKVVKRLKQRNPLKDGLVCTARKPYIVVGMRHVDYKRARHFEVDLSAFNNILEIDRERMVVKVEPLVTMGHLSRVTVPMNLALPVVSELNDLTIGGLINGYGIEGSSHIYGLFSDTLVSLEVVLADGRVVRATKDNEHSDLFYAIPWSQGTLGLLVSAEIKLIPIKEYMRLTYKPVRGNLREMAQAFADSFAPRDGDPKKIPDFVESLIFTPTEGVFMTGRYASKGEAERRGNVINRVGWWFKPWFYQHAEAALKRGEFVEYIPTREYYHRHTRPLFWEMKLILPFGDQWWFRWLMGWMMPPKISLLKITQGEAIRKYYHDMHVIQDMLLPMHKVADALEFLHHEMEVYPIWLCPHRLFKLPVKTMVYPEPGFEQNQKQGDTSYAQMFADVGVYYAPGPVLRGEVFDGAEAVGRLEEWLIRNHGFQPQYSVSELTEQNFWRMFDRSLYDQCRKKYKALGTFMDVYYKSKKGKKTEREVLEAEAAIAETAYAVAEKED from the exons ATGTCCAATCTCCAAGTGCCTGTGCGTCCAAAAAGGCAAAAGATTTGGGTGGATTACTTCGTCCAATTCCGATGGATCATCATCGTCTTTGTAGTCCTCCCCATCTCTTGCATCATCTACTTCTCGATATACCTCAGCGAGCTCAGAGCTGAGAAGAAGCCTTACAAGCTTCGCCAGAAGGAACACGAGGAGAACATCAAGAAGGTGGTGAAGCGCCTCAAGCAGAGGAATCCATTGAAGGATGGCCTGGTGTGCACGGCTCGAAAGCCATACATCGTCGTCGGCATGCGCCATGTGGACTATAAGCGAGCTCGTCACTTTGAGGTCGATCTATCGGCGTTCAACAACATTCTCGAGATCGACAGAGAGAGAATGGTGGTGAAGGTGGAGCCTCTCGTTACGATGGGGCATCTTAGCCGGGTCACAGTCCCCATGAATCTTGCTCTCCCTGTCGTTTCGGAGCTCAACGACCTCACGATAGGAGGTCTGATCAATGGCTATGGCATCGAAGGAAGCTCCCATATCTATGGCCTCTTTTCTGACACTCTAGTCTCTCTCGAGGTTGTTCTTGCTGATGGGCGTGTCGTCAGGGCTACCAAGGACAACGAGCACTCGGACCTCTTCTATGCAATCCCCTGGTCACAAGGAACGCTTGGACTTCTAGTTTCAGCTGAGATTAAGCTCATACCAATCAAGGAGTACATGAGGCTCACGTACAAGCCGGTGAGAGGGAACTTGAGGGAAATGGCACAGGCCTTTGCCGATTCATTTGCGCCAAGAGATGGAGACCCCAAGAAAATCCCGGACTTCGTCGAGTCGCTGATCTTTACGCCAACGGAGGGTGTGTTCATGACAGGGAGGTATGCTTCCAAAGGAGAAGCAGAGAGAAGAGGTAATGTTATAAATAGGGTAGGATGGTGGTTCAAGCCGTGGTTCTACCAGCATGCCGAGGCTGCGCTGAAGAGGGGGGAGTTTGTGGAGTACATTCCAACGAGGGAGTACTACCACCGGCACACCAGACCTTTGTTCTGGGAGATGAAGCTGATCCTGCCATTCGGGGACCAGTGGTGGTTCAGGTGGTTGATGGGGTGGATGATGCCTCCCAAGATCTCTTTGCTGAAGATCACCCAGGGGGAGGCTATTAGAAAGTACTACCATGACATGCATGTGATCCAGGATATGCTGCTTCCTATGCATAAGGTTGCTGATGCACTGGAGTTTCTGCACCATGAAATGGAG GTGTATCCAATCTGGCTCTGCCCACACCGCCTCTTCAAGCTTCCTGTCAAGACCATGGTGTATCCTGAGCCGGGCTTTGAGCAGAACCAGAAGCAGGGTGACACCAGCTATGCCCAGATGTTTGCCGATGTCGGAGTGTACTATGCCCCCGGCCCTGTCCTCAGGGGTGAGGTATTCGATGGCGCTGAAGCTGTCGGACGACTCGAGGAGTGGTTGATCCGGAACCATGGCTTCCAGCCTCAGTACTCAGTCTCTGAGCTCACCGAACAGAACTTCTGGAGGATGTTTGATCGAAGCCTCTACGACCAGTGCCGCAAGAAGTACAAGGCGCTGGGCACCTTCATGGACGTGTACTACAAGTCCAAGAAGGGGAAGAAGACCGAGAGGGAGGTGCTGGAGGCCGAAGCGGCCATCGCCGAGACTGCATATGCTGTTGCTGAGAAGGAGGACTGA